The sequence below is a genomic window from Deinococcus cellulosilyticus NBRC 106333 = KACC 11606.
CTTTTGCCACCCGCAACGCAAAAAGCTGCTCCCCTCTCTGAACCTGATGGACCCTGCTGGTCACCCCTTCTGCCCTGAAAGACACCTGGTCGAAGGCCAGAGGAAAGCCTGCCGGGAGGGTCATTTCACGACATCGCCGTACTGCTCGTTGACCGCTTTCAGGGACAGGTCGCCCTCTTCCAGAGCTGCATCGATGCTGACCCGCCCGTCAAAAACGAAACATTCCCCAACCCAGCCGTTGTTGCTTTCCGGGGCAGTCAGGAAGTAATTCATGATGCCCCCCTCAAGCTGATACACGTCCATGCCGAGGTCCAGCATCCAGGCACTGGCCTTCTCACAGCGGATGCCCCCGGTGCAGAACATGGCGATGCGCTTGCCTTCCCATTCTTTCTGGTGGTCCAGTACGTACTTCGCGAAATCACGGAACTTCTTGACCCCTGGATTGATGGCCCCCTCAAAAGTGCCGATGCGGGCCTCAAAGTCGTTGCGGTTGTCCAGCACAACCACATCCTCCTGATGGATCAGGTCGAGCCACTCCGAAGGGGGCACCTGCACTCCCGTTTTGCTGGTTGCATCCACGCCATCGATTCCCAGGGGGACCAGTTCAGGTTTCACGCGGATTTTCAGGCGTTTGAAGGGCATCTCGCTGGCAGGGGTGCGTTTGGGGTGCAGGCCTGTGAAACGGGGGTTCTGATGAAGCACCGTCCAGAAAGCATTCAACTGTGCCTCGGAGCCCGCCAGCATCCCATTGATGCCTTCATGGGCCACCAGAATGCTTCCCCGCAGGCCGGAACGGGTGCACAGGTCGGTCAGGTCGGAAGCCAGTTGTTCTGGGTCATCCACCTGAACAAATTTGTAGAAAGAGTCATGCCACAGGTCTAACATCAGGCCCATTTTACCAGTGAGAACAGAAAAACCCATGAAAAAGAGCAGCAGGAGATTCCTGCTGCTCTTTTGTGTCCTGATGCCTTAAAGGTTCAGAAGCTGAACTTCACACCCACACGGGTTTTGACGCCCAGGTTGCTGGGAGCAGCAACGGTGTTGGTGGTCAGGTTGTACTGGGGATTGAATTCCCCGAACAGGGCGATGCGGTCGGTGACATCAAACTTGGCACCCACAACCCCGCCGATGTAGAAGTCAGAGCCATTGCCTGAAGCATTCTGCAGGGGAGCCTGCTTCCAGCCTGCTCCCACACCGACATAAGGACCAAAACGGGAACCGTTGTCGAAGTCCAGAATCAGGTTGGCATTTACGTCCAGCGCACTGTTGCTGGGGCGGTAGGAGGCACCAATGCGCACTCCAGCATTGCCAATCACGTCATTGATGCCGATGTTCCCACCGATCTCCAGACGGTCGGTGAAAGCTCCGGTGTCGGTCAGGCTGGCTGCGCCGTTCACGGACACGTAGAAGCGGGGGTTGTACACCACAGGGGTCACAGTGAAGTCACTGGCAGATGTACCGGTGTCAGGGGTGGCCGTGGTGGTGTCAGGGGTGGTGGGCGTGATGTCAACGCTGGGGGTGGTGGTGTCAGGGGTGGTGGGGACCACAGCACTGGCTCCGGGTTCACCCTGTGGGCCCTGGGGGCCAGCAGGACCCTGAGGGCCAGCAGGACCGGGCTCACCAGCAGGACCCTGAGGACCAGCAGGACCCGCAGGACCGGGCTCACCAGCGGGACCCTGAGGACCAGCGGGACCGGCAGGACCGGGTTCACCAGCGGGACCCTGAGGACCAGCAGGACCCGCAGGGCCCACATCACCCGCAGGACCGGCAGGACCGGCGGGGCCAGCAGGACCCACATCACCCGCAGGGCCAGCAGGGCCAGGTTCACCCGCAGGGCCCTGAGGACCGGCAGGACCCGCAGGGCCTTGTGGACCAGGGGTGGTCTGGATGGTGGCAATCTGGTTCTGGGCCGTGGACAGATCGGTGCGCATGGTGTCCAGCTGCGCGATCAGTTCGTCAATCTGGGCTTCCAGATCCTCAATGCGGGCATCGCGTTCAGCATCGGCTTCAGCGGCTGCGTCAAGGTCTGCGCGAATCTGGTCAAATTCACCGCCAAGTTCAGTCACCGCGTTCTGAATCAGGGTCAGGCCCTGGTCGTCCACGCTCTTCATGCTGGGACTGTTCAGCAGGCGGTACAGAATCAGGGCCATCTGGTAGCGGGTGAGGTTTTCATTCCCACGGTAGGTGCCGTCAGGGAAACCTTCCACCAGACCGTTGGCCACAGCCCAGCGCACAGCTTCTTCAGCCCAGTGGCCTGCGGGAATGTCCGTCAGGTTGGGCGTCGCCACTGTGGTGGTCGTTGTGGTGGTTGTGGTGCTTTGCGCGAATGCAATGGGTGCGCTCAGAAGTATGGCGGTGGTTAAAATCAGTCTTTTTCGCATCGTTTTCCCCACTTTCTACGTGATGAAATGCACGTTCATCTGCTCATCACGCTAAACAGGGCCGATGATGTTGCTGTAAACAAACATTAAATTCAACGGCATTCTTAGGATTTTTCACAATTGCTCTTCCCTATGCCGTACGTCAGAAAATTCTGTATGAGGGAGTTAAACAATTGCTTAAGAAAGCGCTTTTCTTCACCGTTGGGCTCACACGCAGTTCATGAGTCCAGCATCACTTTTCCCTGGCCTCTGGTGGCGTCCTGGACCTGCTGCTGGAGCGTTTCAAACTCGTCTGCCAGAAGCGTGAGATGGAAGGTGAGACCCTGCTCAGTGTATTCCTCCGAGCGTTCAAAGAGGGTGAATCCTTCCAGAAGCCTGTACAGGACACTGTTGAGCTCAAAAGGAACCTGGATGTCCAGAGAGACCCTCGGGAGTTCCTCATGTTTTTCAGCTGTGCGCAGGGCCTCTGCAGCGGAACCTCCATATGCCCTGACCAGACCGCCCGCACCGAGTTTGGTGCCTCCGTAGTAGCGCACCACGGCAACCACAGTATGGTCCAGCCCCTGGCCTTCAATGGCCCGCAAGATGGGTTGACCTGCGGTGCCACCAGGTTCTCCGTCGTCGTTGAAGCGGTATTGCTGTTCTATTTTGTAAGCCCAGCAGACGTGGGTGGCCTCAGGATGTTTCTGGCGCACCCCTTGTACAAAGGCCAGGGCTTCTTCTGGTGTATCGCTGCGGGAAGCATAGACCAGAAAATCTGAACCTTTCACTTCTTCCTGATGCTCGGTGGGATGTTTGAGCGTGGTGAAAAGGGCCATGAAGTTAAAGCAACCCCTTCTCCTGCAGCAGAGGTCTGGCCTGGAACAGGGCAATCACAGTGTTGCCATCCAGAATTTCTCCGGCATCCAGCATCCGGTAAACTTCCTGAACCGGGGTCAAATTCAGGGTCAGGAGCTCACTTTCCTCTAATTGAGGTTCACCAAGTGTCACTCCCAGCGCAACAAAGGGATAGAAGACAGCACCCGTGAAAGCAGGCTGCGGAAAGAAAGCAGGCAGGGCATGCCACTCTTTCGCCTCTCCTCCCACCTCTTCGAGCAGCTCTCTTTTTGCGCACTCAAACACATCTTCTCCAGGTTCCACACTTCCGGCAGGCACCTCGGTGATCACCCGGCGCAGCGGATGGCGGTACTGGTCGATCAGGGCCACCTCTCCACTTTCGGTGATGGGCAGAATGAAGACCGCAGCCGCACCCAGCGGACGGTACACATACTCAAACTGCATTCCAGTCGGGGTTTCCACATGGTCCACCAGAATTCTGCGGGGTTTTGGGTGGATCTCGCGGGTGGAAATGACCCTGTACTGTTCGATTGGAGTTTCATGAAACAAGTCCCAGTTGCGATGGCGCATGCATTTAAGGTACTACGGATGGGTGCACCACCTCGCGCGTTTTTTCACGGTTTTGCTGGCCCCACTCGTCCTCTCCACCACGCTCGCCCAGGGGGTCCTGTCGGCACCCCGATCTGCCAAACGCGAGGGATTCACCCGGG
It includes:
- the trhO gene encoding oxygen-dependent tRNA uridine(34) hydroxylase TrhO; this translates as MLDLWHDSFYKFVQVDDPEQLASDLTDLCTRSGLRGSILVAHEGINGMLAGSEAQLNAFWTVLHQNPRFTGLHPKRTPASEMPFKRLKIRVKPELVPLGIDGVDATSKTGVQVPPSEWLDLIHQEDVVVLDNRNDFEARIGTFEGAINPGVKKFRDFAKYVLDHQKEWEGKRIAMFCTGGIRCEKASAWMLDLGMDVYQLEGGIMNYFLTAPESNNGWVGECFVFDGRVSIDAALEEGDLSLKAVNEQYGDVVK
- a CDS encoding S-layer homology domain-containing protein; protein product: MRKRLILTTAILLSAPIAFAQSTTTTTTTTTVATPNLTDIPAGHWAEEAVRWAVANGLVEGFPDGTYRGNENLTRYQMALILYRLLNSPSMKSVDDQGLTLIQNAVTELGGEFDQIRADLDAAAEADAERDARIEDLEAQIDELIAQLDTMRTDLSTAQNQIATIQTTPGPQGPAGPAGPQGPAGEPGPAGPAGDVGPAGPAGPAGPAGDVGPAGPAGPQGPAGEPGPAGPAGPQGPAGEPGPAGPAGPQGPAGEPGPAGPQGPAGPQGPQGEPGASAVVPTTPDTTTPSVDITPTTPDTTTATPDTGTSASDFTVTPVVYNPRFYVSVNGAASLTDTGAFTDRLEIGGNIGINDVIGNAGVRIGASYRPSNSALDVNANLILDFDNGSRFGPYVGVGAGWKQAPLQNASGNGSDFYIGGVVGAKFDVTDRIALFGEFNPQYNLTTNTVAAPSNLGVKTRVGVKFSF
- a CDS encoding IMPACT family protein, which translates into the protein MALFTTLKHPTEHQEEVKGSDFLVYASRSDTPEEALAFVQGVRQKHPEATHVCWAYKIEQQYRFNDDGEPGGTAGQPILRAIEGQGLDHTVVAVVRYYGGTKLGAGGLVRAYGGSAAEALRTAEKHEELPRVSLDIQVPFELNSVLYRLLEGFTLFERSEEYTEQGLTFHLTLLADEFETLQQQVQDATRGQGKVMLDS
- a CDS encoding NUDIX domain-containing protein is translated as MRHRNWDLFHETPIEQYRVISTREIHPKPRRILVDHVETPTGMQFEYVYRPLGAAAVFILPITESGEVALIDQYRHPLRRVITEVPAGSVEPGEDVFECAKRELLEEVGGEAKEWHALPAFFPQPAFTGAVFYPFVALGVTLGEPQLEESELLTLNLTPVQEVYRMLDAGEILDGNTVIALFQARPLLQEKGLL